The following are encoded in a window of Miltoncostaea marina genomic DNA:
- a CDS encoding CBS domain-containing protein produces MKVRDAMAETIRTVSSGDTIGDAARAMRDEGAGFLPVVDDDRLVGVLTDRDIVIRCVAEGDGDPRGVKVADAMSTAVHTISPDDPLDLAGERMADDAIRRLPVVEDGGRLVGILSHGNLVQATGGRGPAWEATTGVTQGA; encoded by the coding sequence GTGAAGGTCCGTGACGCCATGGCCGAGACCATCCGCACCGTCTCCTCGGGCGACACGATCGGGGACGCCGCCCGCGCGATGCGCGACGAGGGCGCCGGCTTCCTGCCGGTGGTCGACGACGACCGCCTGGTGGGCGTGCTGACCGACCGCGACATCGTCATCCGCTGCGTGGCGGAGGGCGACGGCGATCCGCGCGGCGTGAAGGTGGCCGACGCGATGAGCACGGCGGTGCACACGATCTCGCCCGACGACCCGCTCGACCTCGCCGGCGAACGGATGGCCGACGACGCGATCCGCCGCCTGCCGGTGGTGGAGGACGGCGGCCGGCTGGTCGGCATCCTCTCGCACGGCAACCTGGTGCAGGCGACGGGCGGCCGCGGCCCGGCCTGGGAGGCCACCACGGGCGTCACCCAGGGCGCCTAG
- the ligD gene encoding non-homologous end-joining DNA ligase, translating into MSPPGARAVRAGRRSVPISNADRVLFPDAGLTKLDLARHYARVAPAMLPHVRGRPLALHSFPGGIAGDGFFLKDAPRHFPRWIATVAVPKREGGTIRHVVARDAATLVYLAGQNVITPHAWTSRADRLEVPDRLVIDLDPTVQRFAEVRAAARAVGDLMRDAGLAPFAMTTGSRGLHVVAPLRRSARFDEVHALARALGEAAVALDPARLTTAFRRAERGERIYVDVGRNRYGQHAVAPYAVRPLPGAPVATPLRWEELDDPALGPRSWTIATIGARLDEGGDPWRGSGRHARAAGPALRRLGAGGR; encoded by the coding sequence GTGAGCCCGCCGGGCGCGCGGGCCGTCCGGGCGGGGCGCCGCTCCGTGCCCATCAGCAACGCCGACCGCGTGCTGTTCCCCGACGCGGGCCTGACCAAGCTCGACCTGGCCCGCCACTACGCGCGCGTGGCCCCCGCGATGCTGCCGCACGTGCGGGGGCGGCCGCTGGCGCTGCACAGCTTCCCGGGGGGCATCGCGGGGGACGGCTTCTTCCTGAAGGACGCCCCGCGCCACTTCCCCCGCTGGATCGCCACCGTGGCCGTGCCCAAGCGCGAGGGCGGCACCATCCGCCACGTGGTGGCCCGCGACGCGGCCACGCTCGTGTACCTGGCGGGGCAGAACGTGATCACGCCGCACGCCTGGACCAGCCGCGCGGACCGGCTGGAGGTGCCCGACCGGCTGGTCATCGACCTCGACCCCACCGTGCAGCGCTTCGCCGAGGTGCGGGCGGCGGCGCGGGCCGTGGGCGACCTGATGCGCGACGCGGGCCTGGCGCCGTTCGCCATGACGACGGGCTCGCGCGGGCTGCACGTCGTCGCCCCGCTGCGCCGGAGCGCCCGCTTCGACGAGGTGCACGCGCTCGCCCGGGCGCTCGGCGAGGCCGCCGTCGCGCTCGACCCGGCGCGCCTGACCACCGCGTTCCGCCGCGCCGAGCGCGGGGAGCGGATCTACGTGGACGTGGGGCGCAACCGGTACGGGCAGCACGCGGTGGCCCCCTACGCCGTGCGGCCCCTGCCGGGCGCGCCCGTCGCCACCCCCCTGCGATGGGAGGAGCTCGACGACCCCGCGCTCGGCCCGCGGTCGTGGACGATCGCCACCATCGGGGCGCGCCTGGACGAGGGCGGCGACCCGTGGCGCGGCAGCGGCCGCCACGCCCGCGCCGCCGGGCCGGCGCTGCGCCGGCTGGGCGCCGGCGGGCGCTGA
- the ligD gene encoding non-homologous end-joining DNA ligase: MPVSAPAAAGDPFATLPDELRALLRAESVPRRVEPMAAVLVHEPFSEPGWLFERKLDGIRCIALRDGDRVRLRSRNDLPLDGRFPGIAAALATAAAPRCALDGEIVAFDGARTSFERLQSRGGRPARAFLYVFDVLHLAGRDTTALPLRARKRLLRAAVAPGGPIRTTPHRTGDGAALLADACRRGWEGLIAKRPDAPYAHGRSADWRKLKCSAEQELVVGGYTAPRGSRTDLGALLLGYHEGGRLRYAGKVGTGFTRAALRDLAARLGPLRTGASPFADPVREAGATWVEPRLVAQVAFTEWTRDGRLRHPRFLGLRDDTPAAKVVRE; encoded by the coding sequence ATGCCCGTGAGCGCGCCCGCGGCCGCGGGCGATCCGTTCGCCACCCTCCCCGACGAGCTGCGCGCCCTGCTGCGCGCGGAGTCGGTGCCCCGGCGCGTCGAGCCCATGGCGGCCGTGCTCGTGCACGAGCCGTTCTCCGAGCCGGGCTGGCTGTTCGAGCGCAAGCTCGACGGCATCCGCTGCATCGCCCTGCGCGACGGCGACCGGGTGCGCCTGCGCTCGCGCAACGACCTGCCGCTGGACGGCCGCTTCCCCGGCATCGCGGCCGCCCTCGCCACGGCCGCGGCGCCCCGGTGCGCGCTCGACGGCGAGATCGTGGCGTTCGACGGCGCCCGCACGAGCTTCGAGCGCCTGCAGTCGCGCGGCGGACGGCCCGCGCGGGCGTTCCTCTACGTCTTCGACGTGCTGCACCTGGCCGGGCGGGACACCACCGCGCTGCCCCTGCGGGCGCGCAAGCGGCTGCTGCGCGCCGCGGTGGCCCCCGGCGGCCCCATCCGCACGACGCCCCACCGCACCGGCGACGGCGCCGCGCTGCTCGCCGACGCCTGCCGGCGCGGCTGGGAGGGCCTCATCGCCAAGCGCCCGGACGCCCCCTACGCGCACGGCCGCTCCGCCGACTGGCGCAAGCTCAAGTGCTCGGCCGAGCAGGAGCTCGTGGTCGGCGGCTACACGGCGCCGCGCGGCAGCCGCACCGACCTCGGCGCCCTGCTGCTCGGCTACCACGAGGGCGGGCGGCTGCGCTACGCGGGCAAGGTGGGCACCGGCTTCACCCGCGCCGCCCTGCGGGACCTGGCCGCGCGCCTGGGCCCGCTGCGCACCGGCGCGTCGCCGTTCGCCGACCCCGTGCGCGAGGCGGGCGCCACCTGGGTCGAGCCCCGGCTCGTCGCCCAGGTGGCCTTCACCGAGTGGACCCGGGACGGCCGCCTGCGCCATCCGCGGTTCCTCGGCCTGCGCGACGACACGCCCGCCGCGAAGGTGGTGCGCGAGTGA
- a CDS encoding RNA polymerase sigma factor codes for MSAVAPGTPPRPDAESREWLRDLRGAGAEREDALARLHALLLRAARFEVGRRAAGLAHLRGRLDEIALEAADDALMSVVARLDDFRGASRFSTWVYKFAVLEAATKVRRRAWQARELPLEPGRWEGMSAPGPGPRASAEQAELLGAVREGIDVALSPHQRRVLLATVLDGVPIDVLAERLGTTRGALYKTLHDGRRALRRHLAARGLSPAGGDGEAG; via the coding sequence GTGAGCGCCGTCGCCCCCGGCACGCCGCCCCGGCCCGACGCGGAGTCGCGCGAGTGGCTGCGCGACCTGCGCGGCGCAGGCGCCGAGCGCGAGGACGCCCTGGCGCGGCTGCACGCGCTGCTGCTGCGCGCCGCGCGCTTCGAGGTGGGCCGCCGCGCCGCCGGGCTGGCGCACCTGCGCGGCCGACTCGACGAGATCGCCCTCGAGGCGGCGGACGACGCGCTGATGAGCGTCGTGGCGCGGCTCGACGACTTCCGCGGCGCCAGCCGCTTCAGCACCTGGGTCTACAAGTTCGCCGTGCTCGAGGCGGCCACGAAGGTGCGACGCCGCGCGTGGCAGGCGCGCGAGCTGCCGCTCGAGCCCGGCCGCTGGGAGGGGATGTCGGCGCCGGGCCCCGGCCCGCGGGCCAGCGCCGAGCAGGCCGAGCTGCTCGGCGCGGTGCGCGAGGGCATCGACGTCGCGCTGTCGCCGCACCAGCGGCGGGTGCTGCTCGCGACGGTGCTCGACGGCGTGCCGATCGACGTGCTGGCGGAGCGTCTCGGCACGACCCGCGGCGCGCTCTACAAGACGCTCCACGACGGCCGCCGCGCGCTGCGCCGCCACCTCGCCGCGCGCGGCCTCTCGCCGGCCGGCGGCGACGGGGAGGCGGGGTGA
- a CDS encoding radical SAM protein produces MPEPGRSQTASPPPPRELQLEVTGACNLRCPMCLVSHRPALGRSAAAMPFERFRELVDGLPGLRRLTLQGLGEPLLHPRIVDMVAYAAGRGVRVGFNSNGLLLTRARARALIDAGLGWLHVSVDAPTPEAYAAIRRGGELGRLEANVRDLMAVVREAGEPAPEIELVAVAMRRTLHLLPDLVRLTADWGVPRLWVQGLSHSFADADPGGGYEGLRAFVAGEALWSEDAPAETGAVMDAARALAAELGVTLRLPSPPRPPEPRAPGVAGCDWPWRSAYVTHRGEVQPCCMVMGAERATLGDLGESSFEEIWSGPAYGAFREALLTEQPPEVCRGCSAYRHVF; encoded by the coding sequence ATGCCGGAGCCCGGTCGCTCGCAGACCGCGTCGCCGCCGCCGCCACGGGAGCTGCAGCTGGAGGTCACCGGGGCCTGCAACCTGCGCTGCCCGATGTGCCTGGTCAGCCACCGTCCGGCGCTGGGCCGCTCGGCCGCCGCCATGCCCTTCGAGCGCTTCCGCGAGCTGGTGGACGGCCTGCCGGGGCTACGGCGGCTGACGCTGCAGGGGCTGGGTGAGCCGCTGCTGCACCCGCGCATCGTCGACATGGTCGCCTACGCCGCCGGGCGGGGCGTGCGCGTGGGCTTCAACAGCAACGGGCTCCTGCTCACCCGGGCGCGCGCCCGGGCGCTGATCGACGCGGGCCTCGGCTGGCTGCACGTCTCGGTCGACGCCCCGACGCCCGAGGCGTACGCCGCCATCCGCCGCGGCGGCGAGCTCGGCCGCCTCGAGGCCAACGTGCGCGACCTGATGGCCGTCGTGCGGGAGGCCGGCGAGCCGGCGCCCGAGATCGAGCTCGTGGCCGTGGCGATGCGCCGCACGCTGCACCTGCTGCCCGACCTCGTGCGCCTGACCGCCGACTGGGGGGTGCCCCGCCTGTGGGTGCAGGGCCTCTCGCACTCGTTCGCCGACGCCGACCCGGGCGGCGGCTACGAGGGCCTGCGCGCCTTCGTCGCCGGCGAGGCGCTGTGGAGCGAGGACGCCCCGGCCGAGACGGGCGCGGTGATGGACGCCGCGCGGGCGCTCGCCGCCGAGCTCGGCGTGACGCTGCGCCTGCCCTCGCCGCCGCGCCCGCCCGAGCCGCGCGCGCCCGGCGTGGCGGGCTGTGACTGGCCGTGGCGGTCGGCCTACGTCACCCACCGCGGCGAGGTGCAGCCCTGCTGCATGGTCATGGGCGCCGAGCGCGCCACGCTCGGCGACCTCGGCGAGTCGTCGTTCGAGGAGATCTGGAGCGGCCCCGCGTACGGCGCGTTCCGCGAGGCGCTCCTCACCGAGCAGCCGCCCGAGGTCTGCCGCGGCTGCTCGGCCTACCGCCACGTCTTCTGA
- the lepB gene encoding signal peptidase I: MRRFVKEFLLPVAVAVALAFVIQASVAKPYEIPTESMVPTIQADDRIIANRVIYRFRDIERGDIIVFDPPRSATRTCGAAGGGNVPYVKRVIGLPGDTVEVHERGPTIVNGEPFVVEDALPNPRQRDDQPTRTFQVPQDRLFVLGDNRPGSCDSHQWAPDPFVPLDNVIGQAEVTYWPLSQIGFLD; the protein is encoded by the coding sequence ATGCGCCGCTTCGTCAAGGAGTTCCTGCTGCCCGTGGCGGTGGCGGTGGCGCTCGCGTTCGTCATCCAGGCGTCGGTCGCCAAGCCCTACGAGATCCCGACCGAGTCGATGGTCCCGACGATCCAGGCCGACGACCGGATCATCGCCAACCGGGTCATCTACCGGTTCCGCGACATCGAGCGCGGCGACATCATCGTGTTCGACCCGCCCCGCTCCGCCACCCGCACCTGCGGCGCCGCGGGCGGCGGCAACGTCCCCTACGTGAAGCGCGTCATCGGGCTCCCCGGCGACACGGTCGAGGTGCACGAGCGCGGCCCCACGATCGTCAACGGCGAGCCGTTCGTGGTGGAGGACGCCCTGCCCAACCCGCGCCAGCGCGACGACCAGCCGACGCGGACCTTCCAGGTGCCGCAGGACCGCCTGTTCGTGCTCGGCGACAACCGGCCGGGCTCGTGCGACAGCCACCAGTGGGCGCCCGACCCCTTCGTGCCGCTCGACAACGTGATCGGCCAGGCCGAGGTCACCTACTGGCCGCTCTCGCAGATCGGCTTCCTCGACTGA
- a CDS encoding NAD(P)/FAD-dependent oxidoreductase: MTEPGTILIVGASLAGAKAAEALRDEGYGGRVLLVGDEPERPYERPPLSKGYLGGSDERASVYVHPPGFYEERDIELRTGTTVTAIDPGARTAALGDGETVRWDRLLLATGAEPRRLPLPGADLDGVLLLRTLADSDRLREVIAAGGRLVVVGAGWIGCEAAAAARSGGMEVTLLEQAQVPLERVLGPEVGGIYLDLHREHGVEYVAGARLEAIEGDGRAERVRLADGRSIDCAAVVLGVGVAPRTALAEAAGLAVENGVLVDATLESSAPGVFAAGDVANADHPFYGRRVRVEHWANALNQGLCAARNMLGRGERYERLPYFYSDQYDAGMEYSGLAEGDARVVMRGDRAARELVIFWLDPEDRPLAGMNLNVWDVNAAVQELIRSRRPLDPARLADPGVPLDRL; the protein is encoded by the coding sequence GTGACCGAGCCGGGGACCATCCTGATCGTGGGCGCGAGCCTCGCCGGCGCCAAGGCCGCCGAGGCGTTGCGCGACGAGGGCTACGGGGGGCGCGTGCTGCTGGTGGGCGACGAGCCCGAGCGGCCCTACGAGCGCCCGCCGCTGTCGAAGGGCTACCTGGGGGGATCCGACGAGCGCGCCTCGGTCTACGTGCACCCGCCGGGCTTCTACGAGGAGCGCGACATCGAGCTGCGCACCGGCACGACCGTGACCGCGATCGACCCCGGCGCGCGCACGGCGGCGCTCGGCGACGGCGAGACCGTGCGGTGGGACCGCCTGCTGCTGGCGACCGGCGCCGAGCCGCGGCGCCTGCCGCTGCCGGGCGCCGACCTCGACGGCGTGCTGCTCCTGCGCACCCTGGCCGACTCGGACCGGCTGCGCGAGGTCATCGCCGCCGGCGGCCGGCTGGTGGTGGTGGGCGCCGGCTGGATCGGCTGCGAGGCGGCCGCGGCGGCCCGCTCCGGCGGCATGGAGGTGACGCTGCTCGAGCAGGCGCAGGTGCCGCTGGAGCGGGTGCTGGGCCCGGAGGTGGGGGGCATCTACCTCGACCTGCACCGCGAGCACGGGGTGGAGTACGTCGCCGGGGCGCGCCTGGAGGCGATCGAGGGCGACGGCCGCGCCGAGCGCGTCCGGCTCGCCGACGGGCGGTCGATCGACTGCGCCGCCGTGGTGCTGGGCGTGGGGGTCGCCCCGCGCACCGCGCTGGCGGAGGCCGCCGGGCTGGCGGTGGAGAACGGCGTGCTGGTCGATGCGACGCTCGAGTCGTCGGCGCCCGGCGTGTTCGCCGCGGGCGACGTCGCGAACGCCGACCACCCCTTCTACGGCCGCCGGGTGCGGGTGGAGCACTGGGCCAACGCGCTCAACCAGGGCCTCTGCGCGGCGCGCAACATGCTGGGCCGGGGCGAGCGTTACGAGCGCCTGCCGTACTTCTACTCCGACCAGTACGACGCCGGCATGGAGTACTCGGGGCTGGCCGAGGGGGACGCCCGCGTGGTGATGCGCGGCGACCGGGCGGCGCGCGAGCTGGTGATCTTCTGGCTCGACCCCGAGGACCGGCCCCTCGCGGGCATGAACCTCAACGTCTGGGACGTCAACGCGGCGGTGCAGGAGTTGATCCGTTCCCGGCGGCCGCTCGACCCGGCCCGGCTGGCCGACCCGGGGGTGCCGCTCGACCGGCTCTGA
- a CDS encoding SpoIIE family protein phosphatase — protein MARGARLIRGLGRLSGAARMRGVEEELRASRDRLRLALDAAGMGVWDWDLADGGLLWWGDLERVHGMAPGSFDGTFERFLAAVHADDRAAVQERIGRTLTTGEPFSAEFRAVGDDGRVRWVSTEGTAVFDRAGRPRRMLGVARDVTDVRRADAALRESEDRFRRMADHAPVLIWVSDPSGARTWLNAEWLRHTGRSMEQELGDGWAENVHPDDLERRLRASRRAIERRQAFEIEYRLRRADGSYGWVLDRAVPRIGRDGDFAGLIGSCVDITARLEHERRGELLAEIGVVLNGPMALEGRLDGLVRTVLPAVADSCVVDLITGPGRLVRAAAAHVDPERSRVLADLPPPLEDSPIGEVAATGRPMLLPDVSDELTERYSRGPADAQARARLRVRSAVVAPLVARGRRIGVLSLSTSRDHSDRRLTEDDLGLAEEIAERVALAVDNARLYESEHELRRQMEFLLEAGALLSSSLDHEATLRALAALVVPDLADWCAVHLRSESGGLTPVAIAHADPERERWASELAARHPGDPDALAGPSAVVRTGEPQLVEQVTDELLVAAARDEQHLGVLREMGLTSYVCVPLAVRGRPIGALSLLATRESGRRFGPADLRLARQLAERAAVAIDNARLFRAQQRIADTLQQALLPAELPVVPGAALGAAYLPMGTGVEAGGDFYDVVRSEDGRWLVVIGDVCGKGPEAASLTALARYTIRALAQHDPCPARLLAQLNDAVLHQRPGSTQFLTACAGLVERAGAGLRVTLASAGHPPPLVLRASGATEWVRASGPLVGIRRSIRPAPAEVALEPGDRLLLYTDGLTEARTGRGRFLGEEGLAAVAAEIADAPAAELAGRVADRVREMCGGRLHDDVAVLVVGAAAARAARGDGVPARADDAAGHG, from the coding sequence ATGGCGCGAGGGGCACGGCTCATCAGGGGGCTCGGGCGGCTGTCCGGCGCGGCCCGCATGCGGGGCGTCGAGGAGGAGCTGCGGGCGAGCCGCGACCGCCTCCGGCTGGCGCTCGACGCCGCCGGCATGGGCGTCTGGGACTGGGACCTCGCCGACGGCGGGCTGCTGTGGTGGGGCGACCTCGAGCGGGTGCACGGCATGGCGCCCGGCAGCTTCGACGGCACGTTCGAGCGGTTCCTCGCCGCGGTGCACGCCGACGACCGCGCCGCCGTGCAGGAGCGCATCGGCCGCACGCTGACCACCGGCGAGCCGTTCTCGGCCGAGTTCCGGGCCGTCGGGGACGACGGCCGGGTGCGCTGGGTGTCCACCGAGGGCACCGCCGTCTTCGACCGGGCCGGGCGCCCGCGGCGCATGCTCGGCGTCGCCCGCGACGTCACGGACGTGCGGCGCGCCGACGCGGCCCTGCGCGAGAGCGAGGACCGCTTCCGGCGCATGGCCGATCACGCGCCGGTGCTGATCTGGGTCTCCGACCCGTCCGGCGCGCGCACCTGGCTCAACGCGGAGTGGCTGCGCCACACGGGCCGGTCGATGGAGCAGGAGCTCGGCGACGGCTGGGCGGAGAACGTGCACCCGGACGACCTCGAGCGCCGCCTGCGCGCCTCGCGGCGCGCGATCGAGCGGCGCCAGGCCTTCGAGATCGAGTACCGGCTGCGGCGGGCCGACGGCTCGTACGGCTGGGTGCTCGACCGGGCGGTCCCGCGCATCGGCCGCGACGGCGACTTCGCCGGGCTGATCGGCTCGTGCGTCGACATCACCGCCCGCCTCGAGCACGAGCGCCGGGGCGAGCTGCTGGCCGAGATCGGCGTGGTGCTGAACGGCCCCATGGCCCTCGAGGGCCGCCTCGACGGCCTCGTGCGGACCGTCCTGCCCGCCGTCGCGGACAGCTGCGTGGTCGACCTGATCACGGGGCCCGGCCGGCTGGTGCGGGCGGCCGCCGCCCACGTCGACCCGGAGCGGAGCCGCGTCCTGGCGGACCTCCCGCCGCCGCTCGAGGACAGCCCCATCGGCGAGGTGGCCGCCACGGGCCGCCCGATGCTGCTGCCCGACGTGAGCGACGAGCTCACCGAGCGGTACTCGCGCGGGCCCGCCGACGCGCAGGCGCGCGCCCGCCTGCGCGTGCGGTCGGCGGTCGTCGCCCCGCTCGTCGCCCGCGGGCGACGCATCGGCGTGCTGTCGCTCTCCACGAGCCGCGACCACTCCGACCGGCGGCTCACGGAGGACGACCTGGGCCTGGCCGAGGAGATCGCCGAGCGGGTGGCGCTCGCGGTCGACAACGCCCGCCTCTACGAGAGCGAGCACGAGCTGCGGCGCCAGATGGAGTTCCTCCTCGAGGCCGGGGCGCTGCTGTCGTCGTCGCTCGACCACGAGGCGACCCTGCGCGCGCTCGCGGCGCTGGTCGTGCCGGACCTCGCCGACTGGTGCGCCGTCCACCTCCGCTCCGAGTCGGGCGGGCTGACCCCGGTCGCGATCGCCCACGCCGACCCCGAGCGCGAGCGCTGGGCGTCCGAGCTGGCGGCCCGCCACCCCGGTGACCCGGACGCGCTCGCCGGCCCGTCGGCGGTGGTGCGCACCGGCGAGCCGCAGCTGGTGGAGCAGGTCACCGACGAGCTGCTCGTCGCCGCCGCGCGCGACGAGCAGCACCTGGGCGTGCTGCGCGAGATGGGGCTGACCTCGTACGTGTGCGTGCCGCTCGCCGTGCGCGGCCGGCCGATCGGCGCGCTGAGCCTGCTGGCGACGCGCGAGTCGGGCCGGCGCTTCGGGCCGGCCGACCTGCGCCTGGCGCGCCAGCTCGCCGAGCGCGCCGCGGTGGCGATCGACAACGCGCGCCTCTTCCGGGCCCAGCAGCGCATCGCGGACACGCTGCAGCAGGCGCTGCTGCCCGCCGAGCTGCCCGTCGTGCCGGGGGCCGCGCTCGGCGCCGCGTACCTGCCGATGGGCACGGGGGTGGAGGCCGGCGGCGACTTCTACGACGTCGTGCGCTCGGAGGACGGCCGCTGGCTGGTGGTGATCGGGGACGTCTGCGGCAAGGGGCCCGAGGCCGCCTCGCTGACCGCCCTCGCCCGCTACACGATCCGCGCGCTCGCCCAGCACGACCCCTGCCCGGCGCGCCTGCTCGCGCAGCTCAACGACGCGGTGCTGCACCAGCGCCCCGGCAGCACCCAGTTCCTCACCGCGTGCGCCGGCCTCGTCGAGCGTGCCGGCGCGGGGCTGCGGGTGACGCTGGCGTCGGCGGGCCACCCGCCGCCGCTCGTGCTGCGGGCGTCGGGCGCCACCGAGTGGGTGCGGGCGTCGGGCCCGCTGGTCGGCATCCGTCGCTCGATCCGTCCGGCGCCGGCCGAGGTCGCGCTGGAGCCCGGCGACCGTCTGCTGCTCTACACCGACGGCCTGACGGAGGCGCGCACGGGCCGCGGCCGGTTCCTCGGCGAGGAGGGCCTCGCCGCGGTGGCGGCGGAGATTGCGGACGCCCCGGCGGCGGAGCTGGCCGGCAGGGTCGCCGACCGGGTGCGGGAGATGTGCGGCGGGCGGCTGCACGACGACGTGGCCGTGCTCGTGGTGGGCGCCGCGGCGGCGCGCGCGGCGCGCGGCGACGGCGTCCCGGCGCGCGCCGACGACGCGGCGGGCCACGGCTAG
- the folE gene encoding GTP cyclohydrolase I FolE: MTTAPAALRHLDDRGPAAPGDRGDPAERAVADLLDALGVDRAAEGLADTPRRVAGALRELLRPVPFRATTFPNEGYDELVVVSGIAFASLCEHHLLPFTGVAHVAYLPGERIIGLSKLPRLVEHRARRPQVQERLTAEIADWLQDELRPAGVGVVLEATHSCMGLRGVRQPGAVTTTSALRGRVRDDPRTRQEFLELIRHRAERP, from the coding sequence ATGACGACCGCACCAGCAGCCCTGCGACACCTCGACGACCGCGGACCGGCCGCGCCGGGCGACCGCGGCGACCCGGCCGAGCGCGCCGTCGCCGACCTGCTCGACGCGCTGGGCGTCGACCGCGCCGCCGAGGGGCTCGCCGACACCCCGCGCCGCGTGGCCGGGGCGCTGCGCGAGCTGCTGCGCCCCGTGCCGTTCCGGGCCACGACCTTCCCCAACGAGGGCTACGACGAGCTCGTGGTGGTCTCGGGGATCGCCTTCGCCTCGCTGTGCGAGCACCACCTGCTGCCGTTCACGGGCGTCGCCCACGTCGCCTACCTGCCGGGTGAGCGCATCATCGGCCTCTCGAAGCTGCCGCGGCTCGTGGAGCACCGGGCGCGCAGGCCGCAGGTGCAGGAACGCCTCACCGCCGAGATCGCCGACTGGCTGCAGGACGAGCTGCGGCCCGCCGGGGTGGGGGTGGTGCTGGAGGCGACCCACTCCTGCATGGGCCTGCGGGGCGTGCGCCAGCCGGGGGCGGTCACGACCACCTCGGCGTTGCGCGGGCGGGTGCGGGATGATCCGCGCACGCGCCAGGAGTTCCTGGAGCTGATCCGCCACCGCGCCGAGCGTCCGTGA
- a CDS encoding phosphoribosyltransferase translates to MGGERFRDRREAGRVLASLLAGAAGDDLVVLGLPRGGVPVAWEVARALGAPLDVVVVRKLGVPGREELAMGAVASGGVLVVNDDVTAGLRLGDAELRRAARAAIAAVEEREARYRAGRPALDLRDRRALLVDDGLATGATMRAAVGAVARAGAAAVIVAVPVGAAEVCARLRAEVDDLVCARTPSPFRAVGAWYRDFEPTSDEEVRALLARPPAEAP, encoded by the coding sequence GTGGGGGGTGAGCGCTTCCGTGACCGCCGCGAGGCGGGGCGCGTGCTCGCCTCGCTGCTCGCCGGCGCGGCCGGCGACGACCTGGTGGTGCTCGGCCTGCCCCGCGGCGGCGTCCCGGTGGCGTGGGAGGTCGCCCGCGCGCTCGGCGCGCCGCTCGACGTGGTCGTGGTGCGCAAGCTCGGGGTGCCCGGCCGCGAGGAGCTGGCCATGGGCGCCGTCGCGAGCGGCGGGGTGCTCGTGGTGAACGACGACGTCACCGCCGGGCTGCGCCTCGGCGACGCGGAGCTGCGCCGCGCCGCGCGGGCGGCGATCGCCGCGGTCGAGGAGCGCGAGGCCCGCTACCGGGCGGGCCGGCCCGCGCTCGACCTGCGCGACCGCCGGGCGCTGCTGGTCGACGACGGGCTCGCCACCGGCGCCACGATGCGGGCGGCCGTGGGCGCCGTGGCCCGCGCCGGCGCGGCCGCCGTGATCGTGGCCGTGCCGGTGGGCGCCGCCGAGGTCTGCGCGCGCCTGCGGGCCGAGGTGGACGACCTGGTGTGCGCACGCACGCCCTCGCCCTTCCGGGCGGTCGGCGCCTGGTACCGCGACTTCGAGCCGACCTCCGACGAGGAGGTCCGGGCGCTGCTGGCGCGGCCCCCCGCGGAGGCGCCCTGA